Proteins encoded by one window of Glycine soja cultivar W05 chromosome 15, ASM419377v2, whole genome shotgun sequence:
- the LOC114385750 gene encoding 60S ribosomal protein L18a-like protein has protein sequence MTDEDKPKAFSGHHHHPPPPQPQPFPAAQYGTFQGVANYPPPPQPHPAIGFPHPVPPPGAADSSAPPPPYYPGYQAVPGYAVAEGRPVRERHLGCCGLGCGWCLFILGFFLAGIPWYVGAIIMLCSRVDYREKPGYIACVVAAVLGTIAIILGVTKGVDDW, from the exons ATGACCGACGAAGACAAACCCAAAGCCTTCTCCGGCCACCACCATCACCCTCCTCCACCGCAGCCACAACCCTTTCCCGCCGCCCAGTACGGCACCTTCCAAGGCGTCGCCAACTACCCTCCTCCGCCGCAGCCGCACCCCGCCATCGGCTTCCCTCACCCCGTTCCGCCGCCAGGCGCCGCCGACTCCTCCGCCCCTCCTCCGCCGTACTACCCGGGGTACCAAGCCGTTCCCG GTTATGCAGTTGCTGAAGGAAGACCTGTAAGAGAACGCCACCTTGGTTGCTGTGGCCTTGGTTGTGGCTGGTGTCT GTTTATATTAGGCTTCTTTCTTGCTGGTATTCCATGGTACGTCGGGGCAATAATTATGCTTTGTTCCAGAGTAGACTATCGAGAGAAACCTGGATATATTGCTTGTGTAGTTGCT GCTGTTCTGGGTACAATTGCGATTATTCTTGGTGTGACAAAGGGAGTAGATGATTGGTAA